Proteins from one Paenibacillus amylolyticus genomic window:
- a CDS encoding EscU/YscU/HrcU family type III secretion system export apparatus switch protein yields the protein MKDESTQQPDLLSKKAVALKYVPGESEAPVVVAKGRGKVAEAILDKARENGVAVQEDAALVEVLSKLDLDEQIPAELYQLVAEVLTYVYRADRLASGRKENDSW from the coding sequence ATGAAAGATGAGTCGACACAACAACCGGACCTGCTCTCGAAAAAGGCAGTTGCCCTGAAATATGTCCCTGGAGAGAGCGAAGCGCCTGTTGTTGTAGCCAAAGGGCGCGGCAAAGTGGCAGAAGCGATTCTGGATAAAGCGAGAGAAAACGGCGTAGCGGTTCAGGAGGATGCCGCACTTGTGGAGGTGCTCTCCAAGCTGGATCTGGATGAACAGATTCCAGCGGAACTGTATCAACTGGTCGCGGAGGTCCTTACGTATGTCTACCGGGCAGATCGATTAGCCTCAGGACGTAAGGAAAATGATTCATGGTAA
- a CDS encoding nitroreductase translates to MGKATKTTNEVREAIQNRRTVKKFKKEAVPTQQIIELLDTAVWAPNHKLREPWRFLLFTGNGRKKLAEAIDAEMGEDNKFSANIMQVPAVMLVVLEEDPRQNIWDEDFAAVSALVQNFMLAAWSEDIGTFWVTKPFLYAPKFRKPLGIEAGEKIIGMIYMGYPDVIPSAKERTPAKDKLTLFE, encoded by the coding sequence ATGGGTAAAGCCACGAAAACAACCAATGAAGTTAGAGAAGCGATTCAAAACCGTCGTACGGTGAAAAAATTTAAAAAAGAAGCTGTTCCAACACAGCAGATTATAGAATTGCTGGACACCGCAGTCTGGGCGCCTAACCATAAACTGCGTGAACCTTGGAGATTTTTGCTGTTTACCGGAAATGGGCGCAAGAAACTGGCTGAAGCCATTGACGCAGAAATGGGTGAAGACAATAAATTCTCAGCCAATATTATGCAAGTCCCAGCCGTTATGCTTGTTGTTTTGGAGGAAGATCCAAGACAGAACATTTGGGACGAGGACTTCGCTGCGGTAAGTGCATTGGTTCAGAACTTTATGCTTGCAGCCTGGAGTGAAGATATCGGTACGTTCTGGGTAACCAAGCCATTCTTGTACGCTCCCAAATTCCGCAAACCTCTTGGAATAGAGGCGGGCGAGAAGATCATAGGCATGATTTACATGGGATACCCCGACGTGATCCCTTCTGCCAAAGAACGTACACCTGCGAAGGACAAACTGACTCTTTTTGAATAA
- the sucD gene encoding succinate--CoA ligase subunit alpha, translating into MSILIDKNTKVITQGITGSTGMFHTKGALDYGTQMVGGVTPGKGGTNVDITLEDGTVASLPVFNTVQEAKEATGATASVIYVPPAFAADSIMEAVDAELDLVICITEGIPVLDMVKVDRFMEGKNTVLIGPNCPGVITPGECKIGIMPGYIHMAGHVGVVSRSGTLTYEAVHQLTTRGIGQSSAVGIGGDPVKGSEFIDILKRFNEDPQTHAVIMIGEIGGTAEEDAADWVRENMTKPVVGFIGGVTAPPGKRMGHAGAIISGGKGTAKEKIAKLESCGIKVAPTPAEMGSTLVSVLEERGILNLCTTH; encoded by the coding sequence GTGAGTATTTTGATCGATAAAAATACAAAAGTCATTACGCAAGGCATTACGGGTTCAACGGGAATGTTCCACACGAAGGGCGCATTGGACTACGGAACCCAGATGGTAGGCGGAGTTACACCGGGTAAAGGCGGAACGAATGTGGATATCACGCTGGAAGACGGCACAGTAGCCAGCCTGCCAGTGTTCAACACGGTGCAGGAAGCGAAGGAAGCTACGGGCGCAACAGCGAGCGTCATTTACGTTCCTCCGGCATTTGCAGCAGATTCCATTATGGAAGCTGTTGATGCAGAGCTGGACCTCGTCATCTGTATTACCGAAGGTATTCCGGTGCTTGACATGGTCAAGGTTGACCGTTTCATGGAAGGTAAAAATACTGTCCTGATCGGACCGAACTGTCCAGGTGTCATTACACCTGGCGAATGTAAAATCGGTATCATGCCTGGTTATATCCACATGGCAGGACACGTTGGTGTAGTTTCCCGTAGTGGAACACTTACCTATGAAGCTGTTCATCAACTGACAACGCGTGGTATTGGACAATCTTCTGCTGTAGGAATCGGGGGAGACCCTGTAAAAGGTTCCGAGTTCATTGATATCCTCAAACGATTCAATGAAGATCCACAGACTCATGCCGTAATCATGATTGGTGAGATTGGTGGTACAGCTGAAGAAGATGCTGCAGATTGGGTACGCGAAAACATGACCAAACCGGTTGTTGGCTTTATCGGTGGCGTAACAGCGCCTCCAGGCAAACGGATGGGCCATGCTGGCGCTATCATCTCTGGTGGTAAAGGTACAGCCAAAGAGAAAATTGCGAAGCTGGAATCTTGTGGTATCAAAGTGGCACCAACGCCTGCTGAGATGGGCTCGACTTTGGTGAGCGTACTTGAAGAGCGCGGTATTTTGAATTTGTGCACGACACATTAA
- the flgC gene encoding flagellar basal body rod protein FlgC, producing the protein MNISNSFSISSSALTAQRLRMDVISSNIANAETTRASVSNGEAVPYKRKMVVLEPNKTSFGTMLQNQMRGSGSGDGVRVTEIREDQSPLKPVYDPSHPDANAEGYVLMPNVDIAKEMVDMISASRSYEANVTALNSTKAMISKALEIGK; encoded by the coding sequence TTGAACATTAGTAATAGTTTTAGTATCAGTAGCTCGGCACTGACAGCCCAACGGTTGCGGATGGATGTTATATCTTCCAACATCGCCAACGCAGAAACGACGCGCGCGAGCGTATCGAATGGTGAAGCGGTACCTTACAAACGTAAAATGGTCGTGCTTGAGCCTAATAAAACGTCATTCGGTACGATGCTGCAAAATCAGATGAGAGGTAGCGGTTCAGGAGATGGCGTTAGAGTAACGGAGATTCGCGAGGATCAGTCGCCATTGAAGCCCGTATACGACCCTTCTCATCCAGATGCCAACGCAGAAGGATATGTACTTATGCCTAATGTGGATATAGCGAAAGAAATGGTCGACATGATCTCTGCTTCACGCTCCTATGAAGCAAACGTAACGGCACTGAATTCAACCAAAGCGATGATCTCCAAAGCTTTGGAGATTGGAAAATAA
- a CDS encoding carboxypeptidase-like regulatory domain-containing protein translates to MKTKFNWIIRLGTLSLCFILFGIIHSSVSYAADSSSQAKVSGKVTDPEGFPIQDATIKYSLRYQGEETTKSVKTDGNGGYSILESVQDYTEISFIIEAEGYVTDRHRNTYYLSEGKQILVNFELYEPSTIVGSVTDHTGKPVPNALVKVTGALDRPVKTDQQGRYTVTGIDYDYNPNIAIWIDSADYMLYEQDRLNVQAGKTLIVDVVLTEAAHVRGKVVDETGNPVSGAKVNAGVLATTDAQGNYVIKRVPTGVRTITGEAAGYLKTSLNVTLVQGDRNTVDIVLKKDADITPPVTKYRLVPITDTVNDKTYIKGFTFRLQATDEVKGSGVKTTQYRINGGEWKNYEGPVKFYAPEVKVVEYFSTDVAGNQEKYNKMDFVKGTFEGAGAY, encoded by the coding sequence ATGAAGACAAAGTTCAACTGGATCATTCGACTAGGTACATTATCTTTATGTTTTATTTTGTTCGGAATCATTCATTCCAGTGTTTCTTATGCAGCCGATTCGTCTTCACAGGCAAAGGTATCAGGTAAAGTTACGGATCCTGAAGGGTTTCCTATCCAGGATGCAACCATTAAGTATTCCCTTAGATATCAAGGGGAAGAGACAACTAAAAGTGTGAAGACAGATGGCAACGGAGGTTATTCCATCCTTGAGTCTGTCCAGGATTATACCGAAATTAGTTTTATCATTGAAGCAGAGGGCTACGTGACAGACAGGCATCGTAATACCTACTATTTGTCAGAAGGGAAACAGATTCTGGTTAATTTCGAGCTATATGAACCTTCTACGATTGTAGGGTCTGTAACCGATCACACAGGTAAACCGGTTCCGAATGCTCTTGTCAAAGTAACAGGTGCCCTGGATCGTCCGGTGAAGACAGACCAACAAGGCAGGTACACCGTTACGGGCATTGATTACGACTACAATCCAAACATTGCAATCTGGATCGATTCTGCCGATTATATGCTGTATGAACAGGACCGTTTGAATGTGCAGGCTGGGAAAACCTTAATCGTAGATGTTGTTTTGACAGAAGCTGCGCACGTGCGGGGAAAAGTTGTAGACGAGACGGGCAATCCAGTAAGTGGAGCTAAAGTTAACGCCGGTGTGTTGGCAACAACAGATGCCCAGGGCAATTATGTTATAAAGCGTGTGCCAACGGGAGTCAGAACGATCACAGGGGAAGCTGCGGGATATTTAAAAACGAGCTTGAATGTTACGCTTGTGCAAGGAGATCGAAATACAGTTGATATTGTACTTAAGAAGGATGCGGATATTACGCCGCCTGTAACCAAGTACAGACTGGTGCCTATAACAGATACGGTGAACGACAAGACATACATCAAGGGATTTACATTCAGACTCCAGGCAACGGACGAAGTCAAAGGTTCGGGTGTAAAAACAACGCAATATCGCATCAATGGGGGAGAATGGAAGAACTATGAAGGACCCGTCAAGTTTTATGCTCCCGAGGTCAAGGTGGTAGAGTACTTCAGTACAGATGTTGCAGGTAACCAGGAGAAGTACAACAAAATGGATTTTGTTAAAGGTACATTTGAAGGAGCAGGCGCATACTGA
- the hslV gene encoding ATP-dependent protease subunit HslV, giving the protein MDMSFHATTICAVRHNGKRAIAGDGQVTMGQSVVMKNTAKKVRRLYRGQVVAGFAGSVADAITLFEKFEGKLEEHHGNLQRAAVELAKDWRQDRILRKLEALLIVMDKSGMLLISGGGEIIEPDDDVIAIGSGGNFALSAARALKRHAVNLEAKDIARESLQIASELCVYTNSNIIVEEL; this is encoded by the coding sequence ATGGATATGTCATTTCATGCTACAACGATCTGTGCTGTGCGTCATAATGGTAAGCGAGCCATCGCCGGTGATGGTCAGGTGACCATGGGTCAAAGTGTTGTGATGAAGAATACAGCCAAGAAGGTAAGACGTTTGTACCGCGGACAGGTTGTTGCTGGCTTTGCTGGTTCTGTGGCGGATGCGATTACTCTGTTTGAGAAATTCGAAGGCAAGCTGGAGGAGCACCATGGTAACTTGCAGCGTGCTGCTGTGGAGCTTGCCAAGGATTGGCGTCAGGATCGGATCTTGCGCAAGCTTGAGGCCTTGTTAATTGTTATGGATAAATCAGGTATGCTGCTCATTTCAGGCGGCGGGGAGATTATTGAACCCGATGATGACGTTATTGCTATCGGATCAGGTGGAAACTTTGCCTTATCCGCAGCACGTGCCTTGAAACGTCATGCTGTAAACCTGGAAGCCAAAGATATTGCGCGTGAATCACTTCAGATTGCCTCTGAGCTATGCGTATATACCAACAGTAATATTATTGTCGAAGAGTTATAA
- a CDS encoding YraN family protein produces the protein MVKRKLGQGQEPGLKLTRQQKGRLGEEAACQWLREHDYRIIRQNWRCRSGEIDIIASCEGLIIFVEVRSRSGSARYGTPQESVDLRKMQQVRSTASVYLQMTGETERQIRFDVIAVMLDQAGEMVSVNHIVNAF, from the coding sequence ATGGTAAAACGTAAATTGGGCCAAGGCCAGGAGCCGGGTTTGAAGCTCACACGACAACAGAAGGGCCGATTAGGTGAAGAGGCTGCCTGTCAATGGTTACGAGAGCACGATTATCGGATCATTAGACAGAACTGGCGTTGCCGTAGCGGTGAGATTGACATCATTGCTTCCTGCGAAGGTCTGATTATCTTTGTAGAAGTCAGGAGTAGAAGTGGATCCGCTCGGTACGGTACACCTCAGGAATCGGTTGATCTGCGTAAAATGCAGCAGGTGCGCTCAACGGCATCCGTTTATTTGCAAATGACGGGAGAGACGGAACGCCAGATCCGCTTTGATGTCATTGCTGTAATGCTTGATCAAGCAGGAGAGATGGTCTCTGTGAATCATATTGTTAATGCTTTTTAA
- the fliE gene encoding flagellar hook-basal body complex protein FliE produces MIQNNMFSTQAIQPLQMKSATESKPSTPAETIQSFGTYLQNALGSVAAQETQSHEMSNQFLVGKANVDQVLIASEQALLSLQLTTQVRNKVVEAYQEVMRTQL; encoded by the coding sequence ATGATTCAGAACAACATGTTCAGCACTCAGGCAATACAACCGCTACAGATGAAGAGTGCAACCGAAAGTAAACCTTCTACACCAGCCGAAACCATTCAGAGCTTCGGTACATACTTACAGAATGCATTAGGGTCCGTCGCAGCTCAAGAGACTCAATCGCATGAAATGTCGAATCAATTTTTGGTTGGCAAAGCGAATGTTGATCAGGTCTTGATTGCTTCAGAACAAGCCTTGTTAAGCCTGCAACTCACAACTCAAGTCCGAAACAAAGTGGTCGAAGCATACCAGGAAGTTATGAGAACGCAATTATAA
- the flgB gene encoding flagellar basal body rod protein FlgB: protein MNLLNDISFKRLQGALDAANIRQGTLSDNIANADTPYFKRSDVSFEEMLQGQMNGDMPVLKGKVTDARHFVIGPSSSIPTPVVNMDQSTSMNNNQNNVDIDREMSLLAENQLRYNAYIQQVNEQIKMMRVGVEGR from the coding sequence GTGAATCTTTTAAATGATATCAGCTTTAAAAGATTGCAAGGTGCACTCGACGCGGCCAACATCAGACAAGGAACACTTTCTGACAACATCGCGAATGCCGATACCCCGTATTTCAAGCGCTCGGACGTTTCTTTTGAAGAAATGTTGCAGGGGCAAATGAATGGAGATATGCCTGTTCTTAAAGGCAAAGTAACTGATGCAAGGCATTTTGTCATAGGTCCTTCCTCTTCCATACCAACGCCAGTAGTTAATATGGACCAGTCGACATCCATGAACAACAACCAGAATAATGTCGATATCGACAGAGAAATGAGTCTTCTGGCGGAGAATCAGCTGCGCTATAACGCTTATATTCAGCAAGTGAACGAACAAATTAAAATGATGCGTGTTGGTGTGGAAGGGAGATAA
- a CDS encoding MarR family transcriptional regulator: MQTDSLKLDNQLCFAIYACSREITKMYQPYLEVLGVTYSQYLVLMVLWEREECTVKEIGEALYLDSGTLTPLLKRLQSAGLINRERSAQDERKVLITLTDSGRELQNKALSIPASIQGDACLNSAEFEALLGQFKGLLEKVHETNTNAAKK, translated from the coding sequence ATGCAGACTGACAGTTTGAAGCTGGATAACCAATTATGCTTTGCCATATATGCTTGTTCACGTGAGATTACGAAGATGTACCAGCCTTATCTGGAGGTACTTGGCGTAACATATTCCCAGTATTTGGTTTTGATGGTGTTGTGGGAACGTGAAGAATGTACGGTTAAAGAGATCGGGGAGGCACTATATCTCGATTCAGGAACATTGACACCACTTCTCAAACGTCTGCAGTCCGCAGGACTTATTAATCGCGAACGCTCGGCTCAGGATGAAAGAAAAGTATTAATAACACTAACCGACTCAGGCCGGGAGTTGCAGAACAAGGCATTGTCCATACCTGCATCCATTCAGGGAGACGCGTGTTTGAATAGTGCAGAGTTTGAAGCATTACTGGGGCAGTTCAAAGGGTTGCTGGAGAAAGTTCACGAAACCAACACCAACGCAGCCAAAAAATAA